A single region of the Zonotrichia albicollis isolate bZonAlb1 chromosome 16, bZonAlb1.hap1, whole genome shotgun sequence genome encodes:
- the GPR146 gene encoding G-protein coupled receptor 146 isoform X2 produces the protein MWSCEALINSTENSEDQHLCHDFDLVLSIFSLLYLIICFPIGLCYNGLLVLVNLYNKATMTMPDVYFVNIAIAGLIINTLAPMYLLGLANTKWAIWNSNNEVYITFLILFNVSSLVTMYSTTLLSLDYYIERALPRTYMSSVYNTKHVCGFIWGGAMLTSFSSLLFYVCNHVSTKIIECSKMQNQEAADAIMVFIGYVVPAIAVLYALTLILRIRKEATPLDQDTGRLDPSVHRLLIATVCTQFTLWTPYYVILLVSTFTNLRGRIPDVKSIQILHFATILSKFLAFSSSFVMPLLYRYINKNFPNKLRRLLKKIHCGNQGCSHERTVVQQVMT, from the coding sequence ATGTGGAGCTGTGAAGCCTTAATCAACAGTACTGAGAACAGTGAGGACCAGCATCTCTGCCATGACTTCGACCTTGTGCTTTCCATCTTTTCCCTTCTCTACCTCATTATATGTTTCCCAATTGGCCTTTGTTACAATGGCCTGCTGGTCCTAGTTAACCTCTACAACAAAGCTACTATGACTATGCCAGATGTTTACTTTGTCAACATTGCCATTGCCGGCCTCATCATCAACACTCTGGCACCAATGTACCTGCTAGGTCTTGCCAATACAAAATGGGCCATCTGGAATTCCAACAATGAAGTTTATATCACCTTCCTTATTTTATTCAACGTCTCGTCGTTGGTTACCATGTACTCTACCACACTGCTCAGTCTGGACTACTACATCGAACGCGCGCTGCCCAGGACTTACATGTCCAGTGTGTACAACACCAAACACGTCTGTGGGTTCATCTGGGGCGGGGCCATGCTCACAAGCTTTTCATCTCTCCTGTTCTACGTCTGCAACCACGTGTCCACCAAGATAATCGAGTGTTCCAAGATGCAGAACCAGGAGGCGGCGGACGCCATCATGGTGTTCATCGGGTACGTCGTTCCCGCCATCGCCGTGCTCTACGCGCTGACGCTGATCCTGCGGATCCGCAAGGAGGCCACGCCGCTGGATCAGGACACCGGGCGCCTGGATCCCTCAGTGCACAGGCTGCTGATTGCCACAGTCTGCACACAGTTCACCCTCTGGACACCCTATTACGTTATTCTCTTGGTAAGCACATTTACTAACCTACGAGGAAGAATTCCAGATGTAAAGTCCATTCAGATATTACACTTTGCCACGATTCTGTCAAAATTCCTGGCTTTCTCCAGCAGCTTTGTCATGCCTCTGCTCTACAGATACATCAACAAAAACTTTCCCAACAAATTACGCCGTTTGCTTAAAAAGATACACTGTGGGAACCAGGGGTGTTCTCACGAGCGCACAGTGGTACAGCAGGTCATGACATAG